The DNA region TAGAATATAAATTTTTTTCAAATTTAAAGCAATTCTTTGGCCGAATATTCAAAACAATCGCTAACATCATAGTGTGAACATACCGCCAGCTTATAGTCTTTCATGTCAAACAAGTTGAATTTAAGGTTGTTTTTATCGTCTTTAAGTTTTATTTCATCATCGATTTCTATTTCAAAGCGGTCCAAGTCCAGATTAAATCCAAGTCCAGTGTATTTCATGTAGCTTTCCTTTAAAACCCAATAGCTGAAGAATTCGTCTGCCGGATTTTTAGAATTTTTTATGCTTTCATATTCTCTGTTGAAGAAGTAATTTTTAGCTATGTTTAAATCAATTGTAGGGTCAATATTTTCAATATCAATGCCAACTTCCCTATCGGAAATTGTGCATGCAACCATTTTGCTTGAATGACTTATATTAAAATAAATATTTTCATAGTTGGATATGTATGCCTTACCGTATTTTCCTATTTTGAAGTGAGGTTTGGTGATATCCATATCATCCAGAAGTTTCATTAAAAGTAAGTATGCGCCGCAGCTGAGTTTCTTGTCCTTTTCAAATCTGTAAAAATCGATTTTTTCTTGTCTTTCCGGTGAAACTCGGGCGTAACCCTTGCTTAAATCCAGATTCTCCACATTGCAGTAAGCTAATTTAATCATTTTTGATCTTTAAATATAATAATGTCATGTCGTCAAACTGGTCATTGCCTTCGGTAAAAGTGTTGATGTCATTCAATAACGGCACGATTGGGTCTTCATCGCTTTTGAATTCATTGAAGAACTTCAAAAGTCTCTCTTCGCCGTACATTTCATTGTTCTTATTGTTTGCATCGGTTATTCCGTCAGTGTATGCGACAATTCCATTTGTTAACGTTATCTCTTCGTTTTCGTATTCGAAATCTTCCATAATTCCTAAAACAATTCCTGTATCCATATTCAAATATTTGAATTCACCGTTTTCATTGATTAACGGGGGGTTGTGTCCTGCATTGGAAAATGTTAATTTGCTCGTTGTCCTGTTATAGATTCCAAGCCATAATGTAATGAACATCGTTTCGGGATTATTTTCATTCAGCTGATTGTTTAATGAGTATAGGACTTCTGAAGGATTGTGATTGTCTTTAAGCATCTGTTTAATCATGACCTGAGTAATCATTGCAACGATTGCTGCCGGAATACCCTTGCCTGAAGCGTCACCGATTACAATGGCCAGATTATCATCGTCCAATGGATAATAGTCAAAGAAATCTCCTCCTACCTCTTTTGCTGGACGGGAATATCCGTCAACAGTAAAATCCTCGGTTATAATCGCTTCGGTTGGAAGGGCGGCCGCCTGAATTTTGGTTGCGATATCGATTTCCGCATTCAAACGCTCCTTTTCACCTTCAATTTCCTGGATGTTTTCAATATAATTGTTGTTGTAGTTTATCAAATCAGTGTATGACTGGGCGAGCGTTCCGATTTCATTATTCTCATTAATATATTTTGAATAGATGTCGAGCAGTCCTTCCGTTTCGATTTTCTGGTTTTCATGCACGAATTCTCCAATCTGTGAAAATGATTTTATAGGGTTGATTAGCGTATTTTCAACATATTTCACAACAATCATTCCGGGTATGAAAAACAAAAGGATTATGATGTCAGTAATCATTAAAAATGGCATAAGTTCTGAAATGGTAACTAATTCCTCAAAATCTATGAATGAACTTTTTGCTACGAAGATTGAGAATAATAATCCGGATATTGCGATAATTAATGTTGCAAAAAGGAATATGTTCATGATTTTTTCAGATATCGGACTGATTTGAATTGAAGCTACTTCGGATTCGATAGGCTTTGTCAGATAAGCATATAATATGATTATGACAAGTGCCAGTTCCGCTATTGCTATCGCAATGTTCATTTGCATGTGGGACTGGATAAAAAGAACTGCCGTGAGAATTATTAAGATGGAAAATAATATTTTATATAATCGTTTGTTTGCTTTTCTTTTGGATTTTTGAGGAGTATGGATAAAATTAATCTTTTTGGAAACCCAAATACCTATTATTCCTATGATGAATGATATGAATCTAATTCCATTGTCTATGAATTCCAGTATTAGCTTTGAGTCGATGTATTCTGCATTAACGGTAATGAATTCTGATTTTGAATAGCATACAATGTTAACGAATATCTCTTCCACGATTAAATTGACCTGAAGGTTTTCTTCGGGAAGCTCATTTAAGACAAGTTCGTTTAAAGCATATAGCTCGTTCAAATCAGGTTTTAATGTTATTGAGTTCATTCTATCTTTAAAATTTTATCAAAACCTGACATTCTGAATATTTCATTAATCGTATCGTTGATGTTTTTAATGACAAAAGGAATGTTGTCCGCTTTCAGTTTCTTTTGGGTTGCAATCAGCACCCTAAGTCCTGCACTTGAAATGTATTCCAAATCGGTAAAATCCAAAATCAATGAGTCAAAATTGCCGATTTCGTCATTAATTTCTTTTTCCAACTCCTTTGAAGTGATTGTATCAATGCGACCTTCAACAGTTAATGTCAACTCTTTTTCATTATAATTTTTTGAAATGTTCATGATATCTCTTTTCATTAATTATTGATAATATATTATTTTTCATTAACTTTTAATATTTTCTAATATTTTTTTTTAATCTAATTGTAAATTTGGCAATAATGATTAATCCATGATTTATGAAATTGCAGTTGTGATTTTAATTATCATTAATTATACTCATTAAAAGTCAAAATAAGTTAATTTAACGGTTTTAATGTTGTATGTGAGTACTTGCACTCAAAAAACTATATATTTAATATTCTTGATATATAATTAATAAATAATGCAAAATTAATTAGATATTTTAAACAATATTCAAATATTATCTGAATTAATTTATGGAGCATTTAGTTTATAAACAGGTTTTATATACCAAAATAGGCAATCAGGGAATAGTGGTGAATAAAATGAATTTATTTAACTTGTCTTCAGCTCAGAAAATGTTGTTGTTTTCGGAAATAAACGATCCTTTAAACGATTCTTTTTATCTTAATTTCAGGAAGGATTATGCTTTAGAGGATTTTGAATATGTTAAATCAGCTATTGAAACTATTAGTAAAAGCTATCTGACTTTACAAATCATGCATGATGAAAACGGTGATTTTAAGCAGTATTATGCGGATGTCAATGACTTTAATGTTGAAACGTTTGATGTAAGCGATGAGAATGTCAATGATTTAGGGTTCTGAATTTTTTAGTTCTCAGATAATTGTTGTATGGCCGTTTTTGAGTAGAATCCTTGCGATATGATTAGGGCTCCTAAAAATACATTTAAATATACTGTTTTTTCAACGGATTTTGGTGTGTATTTGTGTATTTCTCTCATGTTGAGTCCTTGTTTGAGTAATTTGAAAAAGTCTTCTATTTTTTCCCTTATTGGTTTGAATTTTTCCCAATTATCTAATTTTTTTAATAATTCATATTTTAAGTTGTCGTAGAATCTTTTTTCGGTTAAAATTTTCTTGGTTTTCTTAAAAGCTTGTAATGGGTAGGATAACTGGTCATTGAGTTTGTTTTTTTTTTGAAATTGTCTCTTGGGAAAATGAAAGGAACGATTTTGTATTTGCTAATTCCTAATTGGTAGTTTTCATAGCTGTAATAACCTTTATCATAAATTAATATGTCTCCTTTTTGAATTATACGTCTTTTTTGTAGAGTTTCCATAATGGGGTCAAAAAGTTTTGCATCGTTTGGGGCTCCAGAATGGATTAAAATACAAACAGGATTCATACTATCGAAATCAATGACTACAGTTGCTTTAAATCCGATATAAAATCCTTTGGAGGATGAGTAGCTCCATTTCAAATTCAATGTTTGAAGATGTTCTTTTGTCTTTTTATTTCTGTGAAAATTAAAATCTAAGTCCACTGGTGTTGCATCAACAAGAAAAATCTTTTTTCCTCTTCTTTTTACACGATTTCTTGAATTTAAAATACGATTTAAGGCTTTCATTAGATTATCTGAGTCCTGAAGTGATAAAGTTTTGTAAACTTGATCAGGACTCAAAACTTCAGAAATATTAAAGTATTTACGAAGCTTTTCTTCAGATTTAAGCTCATTTAAAATGAAAGGAATGTCTAAACCAAAAAACATACTAATAAATATAATTTTAAAAGTAAATACTTGTTTATCCAAGTTTTTAAAGCCAAATGAAGCTAAAATTTTGGAAGTTTCTCTGGAATCCATAATTTTAAATATTTCTTTCAACAAAGCATAATTTGGTCTTTAATATCTAAATTTAATCTGTGTTTCATGTAAATCGCCAAATAAATATATGTAATGCATTGTATTTAAATTTAACGATATTAAGACTCTTTTTATTAAAATTAATGCTAATGAAATTGTATTTTTACAAACCATCGAAAATGAATATAAAAAATAAGAAAAATAGAACAAATTAGGTCGAATTTTAATCGAAAAAATTCAGGCCCCTAAACATATTGATATCAGTCAAGGATATGGGAATCGATTTCAATCCTGTAGCTAAAAATGAAGAATTGGAATTTGACAACATCTCCGTATTGAACAGTATTGCCGATAAAATAGACTACTCAAGAGTATTGGGTTTAAACAGTACAGTAATTACCATTAAAAATAAATAGAATGATTAAAACTAAACTTTTAAATATATTTTCAAATATAAATTTTAAATGTGATAAATATGGCAAAAAATATTAAAAAAGCAATTGTACAACCTTTGCCGGTCTTTATGGTCGGTACTTACTGTGAAGACGGAACTCCGGATGTTATGAACGCTGCATGGGCAGGCCAGTGCGGTCCTGAAAACGTTGCAATTACCTTTGCCCTGAACCGTCAGACTCTCAAAAACATTGAAAATAATAAGGAATTCACTGTAGCTTACGCAACCAAAGACACTTTGGAAATTGCAGATTACTTCGGTCTTGTTTCAGCTTCAAAAACTCCTGACAAGGTTGAAAGAACTGGCGTAACAGTTAAAAAAGCGGAAAATGTAAACGCTCCAATCGTTGAAGAGTTTCCAATCACTCTGGAATGCGAACTTATGGACATGCATCAGGTGGTTCCGGACAGGTGTCTTGTTGTCGGAAAGGTAATTAACGCTGTCGTTGATGACGAATTCGTCGATGAGGAAGGCAACGTTGACACTGAAGCTATTGAATTCATATCCTATGACGGAAACACTAAAAACTACAGGGTTTTAGGTGATGTTGCAGGAAAGGCATTCAATGCAGAATTATTGAAAAGCGGGAGGTTTTAAACTTCCTCAATATAATTTTTCACCAGAATACTCGTTTTCTTCCGTGTAGATTCTGATTAGCGTATCTACCGTATCCTCATACATTAACCTGTAGCCAATGGCTCCGCCAGCATCCGTTTTAACATTGTTTAATGATAAATCGCTGTTGGGACCACAGTTATTGATAATGTACCACATTCCATGGGGAGTGTAAATGAACAGTGATCCTTCGCCGTTTTTTGATTCGTTTTTAAAGCTGTCTTCAGGATCGTATATTTTTGTTGAATGAATTGCCAGTCTGCTTAAATCCTGCTTTGGTCTTGTTCCTTTCTTGAAAAGAAGGTTCAGCCAGTCATAGGTTTTATCCAGAAGTGCTTCCCTTTTTACGGGGTCATCAAGTGATGCATGTATATTGGCCCATTTCTTTTCAATGGTTTTTTCGATTCCCAGTATCTCTTCGACTTTTGAAACGTCCTTTTCAAGGCATCTGTAGCCTTCAGGTCTTCCGGTGACTTTAATGATGCCATCCACAAAGTCCTTTCTTCTGAAATTTCTCATGTATGGCTTTACTTTCTCAAATTCCTCATCTGGAATCCTCTTATTCAGGCCGTATAAATATCCGTATTCGTTGGCGTCATAACACTTTGTTTCCAATCTCAAATCTTCATCGGTCATGTTATCATTTCCTAATTAATATTTTATTGATTAAGCTATTTAAAAGGAAAAGATTATTGTACTAATTAATGCTAAAGTATTAACCAAGGTGATATTAATGGACGGGGAGTATATCACTGTATCTGAAATCACGGATTATATTGTTAGGCTCATCGGCAGTGATTCGAATTTAAAGCATGTCTTTATCAAGGGAGAGCTGTCTAATGTTAAATTATATAGAAGCGGGCATTTGTATTTCACTTTAAAGGATGAAAACAGCCAAATCAAGGGAGTGATGTTCGGCGCTCGCCATAGACTTAAATTCAAGCCCGAAGATGGTATGAAAGTACTAATCGAAGGAAAAATCGAGGTCTATAAGAATTATGGAACCTATCAGTTGTATGTAAGCGAGATTTCCAAAGACGGTATCGGTGATTTGCACAGGAAATACGAAAAATTAAAGGAAAAACTTAATAAAGAAGGTCTCTTTGACCCTGCACACAAAAAGAAAATTCCTAATTTTCCAAAAAGAATCGGCGTTGTAACTGCTGCAAACGGTGCAGCCATTAGAGACATCATAATAACCATTAAGAGACGCTGGCCATTGTGTGAAGTAATCCTTTTCCCTTCACTGGTTCAGGGAGAAAATGCGGCCCAAAACATTGTATATCAAATCAAAAGGTCTGAAAACTTTGATTTGGATACTCTGATTGTTGGAAGGGGAGGAGGAAGCATTGAGGATTTGTGGTCATTCAACGAGGAAATCGTTGCAAGAGCAATTTATGAATGCCGCACGCCTGTAATAAGTGCAGTAGGTCATGAAATCGATTTCACGATAGCTGATTTTGTCGCTGATTTGAGGGCGGCCACTCCGACAGCAGCAGCTGAGATTGCAGTTCCGCCTTATGCTGAAATCAGAAACGGCGTGGACCAGCTCGAGTCAAGGGCAAACCTTACCATCAACAAAAAACTTGATGAAAACAAGGCCAAACTGGAAGCCATTGTCTCAAAAAGACTGTTTAAAAATCCTCGCGAAATCTATGCTCCTAAGGAAATGATGCTTGACAATATTGTCAATCGCCTGGAGCATTCATCAGATTCATTGATTATGAAAAATAATGCAAAATTGGATTTGATTAAAAATTCAAAGGTATTTAAGAATCCACAAGAGATTTTTGCAAAGCAGAAAGAAAGCTATCTCTTGCAGTTCTCCAAACTGGAGATTTTAAATCCATTGAATACTTTAAAAAGAGGTTATACTTTAGCGAAAAGTGATGGAAAGGTTATTTCAAGTTCAAAGCAGTTGAAATCTGGTGACGTACTGGAAGTTGAATTTATGGATGGTAACGTTAATACGAAGGTGATTTAGTATGGAAAATGATAGTTTTGAAGATAATTTAAAAGAATTGGAAGAAATCGTTGCAAAATTGGAAAAAGGTGACGTTCCATTGGATGATGCGATTGAAGAGTTTAAAAAAGCCATGGATTTGGTAAAAGCTTGTGACGATAAACTGAAAGACGCCCAGGATACCATAGCAAAAATAGTTAATGACAATGGTGAAATAGTCGATTTTGACGTTGAATAAATTTGTGATAATATGAACAATAGCGTTTTGGGTCTTTTCCTGCCTGTATTGATGGTCGTTTTGGCAAATACGATGTATAACGTCTGCACCAAATCAACGCCTTCAGAGGTAAATCCGTTCATTACGCTGTTTTTCACATATCTGGTTGCTGCGGCAGTTACTTTGGTATTGTTTTTCCTTTTCGGAAATTCAAGTGACATAACCTGTGAGATAGCTAACGTCAACTGGACTTCAATCGTTTTGGGAATTTCAATCGTTGGGCTTGAAACCGGCTATATACTGATGTATCGTGCGGGATGGAAAGTAAGCAACGGATCCATTGTTGCCAATATCTGCCTTGCGATTACGCTTCTTTTTGTCGGATACATCCTATATAAGGAGAATATTAATTTAAAGCAGATTTTAGGCATTGTTGTCTGCATGATAGGCCTAATCCTCATAACGAATTAACATAACTTTTATTTAATATGAACTAAAAACAATATTATATTTAATTTTAATGGGCGAAAATATGATAATCAGAACACCTGCTAGAATACACATAACCTTATTGGATTTAAATGGTTCTTATGGTAGAATTGACGGGGGAATAGGATTTTCCTTGCAAAACCCTCAGTTTATTTTAGAAAGCACTCAAACTGAAAGCGGAGTTACCGTTGAATTTGATGAAAGCATTACTGATGAAGAAGCTATTGAAGAATGTAACCTGAAAATTAGACAGGCTTATGAAGACATCTGCAGTCATTTCGATTTGGATATTGGATTCAACTTTAAGGTTCACAACGCCTTTTCAGCACATTCAGGTTTCGGATCCGGAACTCAGATTGCCCTTGCAACGGCTAAGTTAATCTGTGAAACTGTCGGAATCGAAAAGGGATCAGTTGAACTGTCCACAATCGTTGGAAGGGGAGGAACCTCAGGTATTGGAACTTACGGCTTTGAAGACGGAGGATTCATAGCTGACGGAGGACACAGTTTAAAGGAAAAGGCAACATTCCTGCCTTCTTCAGCATCAAGTGCATCTCCACCGCCACTTATTGGAAGATATGAGTTTCCACAGGAATGGGATGTGCTGGTAGCCATTCCACCATACGGACTTTCAATTCACGACGGTGAAGAGATTAATTTATTCCAGAAATTCTGTCCGCTTCCGCAAAGGGAAGTCGAACAGCTCTCACACATCGTTTTCATGAATATGATTCCTGCAATGCTTGAAAAGGATATTGAAGCTTTCGGCAAATGCATTGATGAAATTCACAAAAGAGGTTTCCAGAAGGCTGAATTAACGTTATACGATGAAAGGATGCATAATCTGATGCAGCATTTGCGCGATAACGGTGCATACGGTGTTGGTATGAGTTCATTCGGACCTACAATTTATTCCGTTGTAGATGATAGAAACCGTGAAAGCGTCTTAAAAGCAACCAGGGAATTTTTGGGCGAAGACGCTCCAATATTTATAACTAAAGGTCAAAACAGTGGTTATGTAATAGAAAAATAATCACTTTTTCAATTCTTTTTTTTTTAATCAAAATCCTTATAGCAGATTTCTTCGTAAGTGCAGAATCTGCAAATGTACTGTCTGTTTTTCGGGAATTTTCCGGCATTTACTTTCTCTCTTACTTTATATAATGTATCTATTCCCTCTTCTAGCTCTTTTGAGTGCATGAATTTCCTTTTGTTTTCCTCGTCTTCAAAGTACAAAACTCTCAGCTTATTGTCCTTTGTGAAAAATATTCCTGCACCGATGACGTCACGGTCATAGGCGCTTTCAACAAGCATCTTGTAGTATCCAAGCTCCAGGCGGCACTTGCTGAACGAGGATGAGGAACCTGTCTTGTAGTCTATTACTATCAGTTCTCCTGAGGAATTTTCCAAAATCAAATCGGTAATGCCCGTAAAGTTATGGGTTTCATTTGTAAGGTATTCCTCCTGGCTGAAAATCTTAAAGTCCTTTTCAATCAGCGCCAGCTTAAAAAAGTCAGACAGGCTTTCAAGATGAACGTCAATGTCATCAACGCCGATGTTCAGCTGCTCGGATATCAAATCAAGGAAGTATCTCGGATTTTCCTGAGGGTTGTCCCCGTATATTTCGGCGTACTTTTCAGCTATTAGATGAACGTCGCTTCCCAGTGCCATGTATTCGTTTGGAGGGACTTCAATCTCGTCGATATAACGGTATTTGAATTCCCTAGGACATTTGATATAAGTGTTTATTTTCGATTTTGACATTCGCATATTCTATTATTTGATTAACAAATTATTAAAAATGATAGCATTAAATATTCTTTTTTATAAAGATAACTATGATTCAGATTTAATATTTAATAGGAAATTCGATAGATTGGAAGAAATGATTGAGAAAAACAAAGGATTAATATTTTTGGTGAAACTATGAGAACTATGGAATGGGAAGACAATAGATTGAAATTAATAGACCAGACGAAACTTCCGGATGAATTGACTTACGTTTACTGCGAAAATTATCATGAGGTCATTGTGGCAATCCGAGACATGATTGTTCGTGGCGCTCCGGCAATCGGTGTTGCCGCAGGATTTGGAATGGCTCTTGCCTATCTGGATGGCGAGGATTTGGATAAGGCAGCCGATGAAATCAAGGCCGCAAGACCAACGGCCATCAATCTCTTCTGGGCAGTTGACAGGGTATTGGGTAGCGATAATCCCCTTGACGAAGCCCTGAAGATGTATCAGGAAGACATCGATACCAACATGGCAATCGGAAAGTACGGCGCTGAGGTAATCGATGACGGCGATACGGTATTGACACACTGCAATGCTGGAGCTCTTGCATGTGTTGATTACGGAACCGCCCTTGGAGTATTCAGGGCAGCCCGTGATGCAGGAAAAAGCATTAACGTAATATGTGATGAAACAAGGCCAAGAGGCCAGGGTGCCAGCTTGAGCGTTTGGGAAATGCAGCAGGAAAACATTCCGGTCAAACTGATTCCGGATGTCGCTTCAGGATTTCTGATGTCTCAGGGAAAAATCGACAAGGTCGTAATCGGCGCAGACAGGATTGCAAAAGGCGGTGTCGTCAACAAGATTGGTTCATTCATGGTTGCGATGGCAGCAAAACAGCATGACGTTCCATTCTATGTGGCAGCTCCCCTATCAACCTTTGATTTTGACGCATCAATCTTTGATACGGTTATAGAAGAGCGTGATGGCGATGAGGTAAGGTATTATGGTGGTGCCAGGATCTGTCCTGAAGGCACTGAAGTAATCAATCCGGCTTTCGACATCACTCCTAGCGAATTCATTACCGGTATCATTACTGAAAACGGCATTATTGATCCTATTTAAAATAAATGAAATAATTCTAATCACGGATAATGGTCTTGTTTTCCCACGTAGTTAACTTATAGCCGTTTTTTTGATGTTCAATATTTTCCATAGGCACCAGAGGTATTTTGCCGAGCCCACCGGGGGAATTGAACACGTATGTCGGCTTGCACATTCCGCTGGTTCTTCCTTCCAGATGCTTCATAATCTCCAGACCTTTTTCAATATCGACCTGGAAGTGCTTGGTGCCCTTGATGTCTTTTGGATGGAAGAGATAATACGGTATTACGCGGTATTTCTGCAGTTCCTCATTTGTCTTTTGAATGCAGTATTTGTCGTCATTAATGTTATGCAACAACACCATCTGATTTCTTACGAGAACTCCATGGTCAGTCAATGTATCGACAGCCCTTACGGCCTCCGGAGTAATCTCGCAGGCATGATTGAACTGCGTTGACACGTTAACCTTATACTTTCTAAGAAGAACGGCCAGTTCATTGTCAATTCTGAATGGAAGGGTTGCCAGTGTCCTTGTTCCGACTCTCATCACATCAACATGATTTATCTGGGACAATCTATTAAATATGTACTCCAATTTATCGTTCGGCAATAGCAATGCGTCTCCGCCGGTAACCAGCACTTCCCTTATGCTTTCATGATTTTCAATGAATTCTATTGATTCGTCAATGTCTGATTTGGAAGTGTGCTTTTCGGTGTTTCCGATTAGTCTGCGGCGCTGGCAGTGTCTGCAAAGCATCGGGCAGGCATTGGTGACATTGATTATCAGCTTGTTGGGATATCTTCTTGTGATTTTTCCTAAAGGATTGGACTGTTCCTCCTTCATGGGATCAAGCTCTCCGTCCTCATCCAGTTCCTCAATGTTCGGAATGGACTGCAGCTTTATGGGACAGTCGGGATTGTCAAAATCAATAAGTGAAAAGT from Methanobrevibacter millerae includes:
- a CDS encoding 4'-phosphopantetheinyl transferase family protein, with product MIKLAYCNVENLDLSKGYARVSPERQEKIDFYRFEKDKKLSCGAYLLLMKLLDDMDITKPHFKIGKYGKAYISNYENIYFNISHSSKMVACTISDREVGIDIENIDPTIDLNIAKNYFFNREYESIKNSKNPADEFFSYWVLKESYMKYTGLGFNLDLDRFEIEIDDEIKLKDDKNNLKFNLFDMKDYKLAVCSHYDVSDCFEYSAKELL
- a CDS encoding PP2C family protein-serine/threonine phosphatase, whose protein sequence is MNSITLKPDLNELYALNELVLNELPEENLQVNLIVEEIFVNIVCYSKSEFITVNAEYIDSKLILEFIDNGIRFISFIIGIIGIWVSKKINFIHTPQKSKRKANKRLYKILFSILIILTAVLFIQSHMQMNIAIAIAELALVIIILYAYLTKPIESEVASIQISPISEKIMNIFLFATLIIAISGLLFSIFVAKSSFIDFEELVTISELMPFLMITDIIILLFFIPGMIVVKYVENTLINPIKSFSQIGEFVHENQKIETEGLLDIYSKYINENNEIGTLAQSYTDLINYNNNYIENIQEIEGEKERLNAEIDIATKIQAAALPTEAIITEDFTVDGYSRPAKEVGGDFFDYYPLDDDNLAIVIGDASGKGIPAAIVAMITQVMIKQMLKDNHNPSEVLYSLNNQLNENNPETMFITLWLGIYNRTTSKLTFSNAGHNPPLINENGEFKYLNMDTGIVLGIMEDFEYENEEITLTNGIVAYTDGITDANNKNNEMYGEERLLKFFNEFKSDEDPIVPLLNDINTFTEGNDQFDDMTLLYLKIKND
- a CDS encoding STAS domain-containing protein, translated to MKRDIMNISKNYNEKELTLTVEGRIDTITSKELEKEINDEIGNFDSLILDFTDLEYISSAGLRVLIATQKKLKADNIPFVIKNINDTINEIFRMSGFDKILKIE
- a CDS encoding flavin reductase family protein, whose protein sequence is MAKNIKKAIVQPLPVFMVGTYCEDGTPDVMNAAWAGQCGPENVAITFALNRQTLKNIENNKEFTVAYATKDTLEIADYFGLVSASKTPDKVERTGVTVKKAENVNAPIVEEFPITLECELMDMHQVVPDRCLVVGKVINAVVDDEFVDEEGNVDTEAIEFISYDGNTKNYRVLGDVAGKAFNAELLKSGRF
- the xseA gene encoding exodeoxyribonuclease VII large subunit, whose translation is MDGEYITVSEITDYIVRLIGSDSNLKHVFIKGELSNVKLYRSGHLYFTLKDENSQIKGVMFGARHRLKFKPEDGMKVLIEGKIEVYKNYGTYQLYVSEISKDGIGDLHRKYEKLKEKLNKEGLFDPAHKKKIPNFPKRIGVVTAANGAAIRDIIITIKRRWPLCEVILFPSLVQGENAAQNIVYQIKRSENFDLDTLIVGRGGGSIEDLWSFNEEIVARAIYECRTPVISAVGHEIDFTIADFVADLRAATPTAAAEIAVPPYAEIRNGVDQLESRANLTINKKLDENKAKLEAIVSKRLFKNPREIYAPKEMMLDNIVNRLEHSSDSLIMKNNAKLDLIKNSKVFKNPQEIFAKQKESYLLQFSKLEILNPLNTLKRGYTLAKSDGKVISSSKQLKSGDVLEVEFMDGNVNTKVI
- a CDS encoding exodeoxyribonuclease VII small subunit translates to MENDSFEDNLKELEEIVAKLEKGDVPLDDAIEEFKKAMDLVKACDDKLKDAQDTIAKIVNDNGEIVDFDVE
- a CDS encoding EamA family transporter; amino-acid sequence: MNNSVLGLFLPVLMVVLANTMYNVCTKSTPSEVNPFITLFFTYLVAAAVTLVLFFLFGNSSDITCEIANVNWTSIVLGISIVGLETGYILMYRAGWKVSNGSIVANICLAITLLFVGYILYKENINLKQILGIVVCMIGLILITN
- a CDS encoding beta-ribofuranosylaminobenzene 5'-phosphate synthase, giving the protein MIIRTPARIHITLLDLNGSYGRIDGGIGFSLQNPQFILESTQTESGVTVEFDESITDEEAIEECNLKIRQAYEDICSHFDLDIGFNFKVHNAFSAHSGFGSGTQIALATAKLICETVGIEKGSVELSTIVGRGGTSGIGTYGFEDGGFIADGGHSLKEKATFLPSSASSASPPPLIGRYEFPQEWDVLVAIPPYGLSIHDGEEINLFQKFCPLPQREVEQLSHIVFMNMIPAMLEKDIEAFGKCIDEIHKRGFQKAELTLYDERMHNLMQHLRDNGAYGVGMSSFGPTIYSVVDDRNRESVLKATREFLGEDAPIFITKGQNSGYVIEK
- a CDS encoding PD-(D/E)XK nuclease family protein; protein product: MSKSKINTYIKCPREFKYRYIDEIEVPPNEYMALGSDVHLIAEKYAEIYGDNPQENPRYFLDLISEQLNIGVDDIDVHLESLSDFFKLALIEKDFKIFSQEEYLTNETHNFTGITDLILENSSGELIVIDYKTGSSSSFSKCRLELGYYKMLVESAYDRDVIGAGIFFTKDNKLRVLYFEDEENKRKFMHSKELEEGIDTLYKVREKVNAGKFPKNRQYICRFCTYEEICYKDFD
- the mtnA gene encoding S-methyl-5-thioribose-1-phosphate isomerase, with amino-acid sequence MRTMEWEDNRLKLIDQTKLPDELTYVYCENYHEVIVAIRDMIVRGAPAIGVAAGFGMALAYLDGEDLDKAADEIKAARPTAINLFWAVDRVLGSDNPLDEALKMYQEDIDTNMAIGKYGAEVIDDGDTVLTHCNAGALACVDYGTALGVFRAARDAGKSINVICDETRPRGQGASLSVWEMQQENIPVKLIPDVASGFLMSQGKIDKVVIGADRIAKGGVVNKIGSFMVAMAAKQHDVPFYVAAPLSTFDFDASIFDTVIEERDGDEVRYYGGARICPEGTEVINPAFDITPSEFITGIITENGIIDPI
- a CDS encoding KamA family radical SAM protein, with the protein product MIRSRELDEIAIDDMKHKSKVRTGFSEFSKKIYENNKSKILNELNAGEEDWNNPKWQLKNRICTADEISKYTSLSDDEYEHIKEVSERYRFAITPYYFSLIDFDNPDCPIKLQSIPNIEELDEDGELDPMKEEQSNPLGKITRRYPNKLIINVTNACPMLCRHCQRRRLIGNTEKHTSKSDIDESIEFIENHESIREVLVTGGDALLLPNDKLEYIFNRLSQINHVDVMRVGTRTLATLPFRIDNELAVLLRKYKVNVSTQFNHACEITPEAVRAVDTLTDHGVLVRNQMVLLHNINDDKYCIQKTNEELQKYRVIPYYLFHPKDIKGTKHFQVDIEKGLEIMKHLEGRTSGMCKPTYVFNSPGGLGKIPLVPMENIEHQKNGYKLTTWENKTIIRD